GAAGCTCTCGCGCTCGTGAAGGAGCGCATCCCGCAGCGCAACCTGGTCAACCACTGCCTCGCCGCAGAGGCGATCATGGAGGGCCTGGCCGAGGCCCTGGGCGTGGGTGCCGAGGAGAAGCGCCTGTGGGGGCTGGCCGGATTGCTGCACGACCTCGACTACGTCGAGACCGCCGAGGACTTCGACCGCCACGGCCTGATCACCGCCGAGGAGCTGGAGGGCCGCGTCGAGCCCGAGGTCGTGAATGCGATCCTCGCCCACGCCGACAAGGCTCCGCGCGCCTCGCTGATGGACAAGGCGCTGTACGCCGCCGACCCCGCCACCGGCTTCGTCGTGGCGGCCGCCCTCGTGCGC
This genomic interval from Coriobacteriia bacterium contains the following:
- a CDS encoding HD domain-containing protein; translated protein: MEGLAEALGVGAEEKRLWGLAGLLHDLDYVETAEDFDRHGLITAEELEGRVEPEVVNAILAHADKAPRASLMDKALYAADPATGFVVAAALVRPDKSLAGVEVSSLKKRWKEKAFARGANRDQMATAEELGLSREEFLGIALAAMRARAGELGL